ATTCTTAAATATTGTTTTCATCATTATGTAGGGCAATGGGGGATGTCTCTGATCGTATAGGCAGACAGACCGACAATGGTCAGGTATTGAATTCAGTACTACTGCATTGTATCAGTTTTGTGAAATTTGACTTATGTGGCATTCCTGAGTTCTCACTTTACACTGATTTTGCAGATTGGTATAATTGATCCTGATTGCAGATTCATTGGTCTCCATCTGTATGACGGCTTGTTTAAGGTATGTTATTTACCTCTAGAAGAAATTTGACGCATGGTATGCTCGTTAGCTGTCTGTGTCATGTTACGGAAATTTTATTTATCAACCGACTTTGGTTAGGTGGTTCCATTTGACAATAAAGGACAGCTCAAGGAAGCTTATAACATAAGGTACCCCCTTTCGATAAAGGACAGCTCTTTTTCTTATGTTGGTTAGTCGTCTACGTCGTGTTTGTTCTGGTGAACCCTTGTTTCCATGCATCAGATTCTGTTTTATTAATACACTCGGTCGATACTCTTTGTTTCTTGCAGATGTGGTTATTTCGAGAACTACAACACTGAATCTAATATTGACTAAATTTCAGGTTGGAGGAGTTGCAGGTCCTGGATATCAAGTTTCTGTATGGATGCGCAAAGCCAACAATCGCAGTACTTTATCAGGTTAAATGAATTTGCTATGGTTATTTATATTTGTAATTAATATATAATAATGTTCACATGAATCCTTGGTTCTTTCTTAAAATCCGCTCTGTTGGAAAGCTGGTAGAAATTGAGCAAATTAGCACTACTGTTTTTCTATATGTGTATAGTATTTTTTGTAGAAACGAATTGTATATTTTCTCTTAACTTGGTATAATGTGATCTAGGACTTATTTGGGTGAACTAATTAATTCCTGCGTTATAGGACAACAAAGATGCTCGTCATGTAAAAACATATGAAGTTTCTCAGAAGGAGAAAGATTTTGTCGAAGGACCATGGTCACAGAACAATCTTGACAATGGTGCTGACCTATTGATCCCTGTGCCTTCACCTCTGTGTGGGGTCCTTATCATTGGAGAAGAAACAATTGTGTATTGTAGTGCCAATGCACTCAAAGCTATACCAATAAGATCTGTAAGTTTTTCTGACATCATGCCATATGCTCCATTGCTCCTATAAACATGTGCATAACCTTTCAGTGAGCACCCCCTGATTTTCAAAGCTTCAATTTAATTGTCCAGTCCATCACAAAGGCATATGGAAGAGTTGATGTTGATGGCTCTAGGTATCTTCTTGGTGACCATGCCGGACTGATCCACCTCCTTGTTATAACCCACGAGAAAGAAAAGTGAGTTGATATTACAAAGCTCTGTCTAAATAAAAACAAAATTGTGGATATTCTGACTTTATTTTTCTCTAGGGTCACTGGCCTCAAAATTGAGCTTTTGGGTGAAACATCGATTGCATCTACCATCTCCTATCTTGACAATGCTGTCGTCTTTATCGGCTCAAGCTATGGAGATTCACAGGTACGCTAGGATTGAAGAAGGTTCCCATTACAAAATCTTTTATATTTATTTTTCTTGGATAATGTATAGTATAAAAAATTTGGTTACCACTATCCTAGTTATTTGTGTTAGACTCTAATCTTCTATGATTTCTAGTATAAATATAAAGTATGAAGCATCTGAATGTTTTCATGTTTAAATTGCAGCTTATAAAGTTAAACATGCAGCCGGATGCAAACGGTTCATATGTAGAAATTATAGAACAGTATGTCAACTTGGGGCCTATTGTCGACTTTTGTGTAGTTGACCTTGAGAGACAGGGGCAAGGTCAGGTTGTAACTTGCTCTGGAGCATACAAGGATGGTTCTCTTCGCATAGTTCGTAATGGGATAGGAATAAATGAACAGGTTTGATGTTTATCAAGAATGTCTTTTTGACTAGGTGTCATGTATGAGTAGCTCTCTCATTTTTATATATGACTCTGTTGTATTACAGGCGTCCGTGGAACTTCCAGGAATCAAAGGAATATGGTCGCTGAAATCTTCAATTGATGACGCCTTTGATACATTCCTGGTAGTTAGTTTCATCAGTGAAACTCGTATCTTAGCCATGAACATAGAGGATGAACTGGAAGACACAGAGATTGAGGGTTTCTTGTCTCAAGTCCAGACTTTATTTTGTCATGATGCTGTCTACAACCAACTTGTACAGGTATGTTATGCCAGTGCTCATTCGTCAGTTTCTATGCAGAAAACTATTTGTCGAAATCCAATTTGTAGGTTTTGAGTCTATGTCCAGGTTATCAATATATGGTTTGTCTTCTTTGCGTTTCACGGCATTTCAATGTGTCATCTACGTACAGTTAAATCAGTTGTCAATTTTTAGGCCTTCTGGGTCTTTCAAAGCGAATCAAATTTAGATGTCCTTTTGACATAGTTTCTTGTCATTTCATCGATGTTATTTTTCAGTGGGCATGTTTTTTTTTTGTCTCCTACAGTTTTCTATCCTATCTTTTACTCGAGGATGCATTAACTACTGTCTTTTCTTGATCAGATTACTTCAAATTCTGTGAGGCTAGTCAGTTCGACAACTAGAGAATTGCGGAATAAATGGGATGCCCCAGCTGGATTCACTGTTAATGTTGCAACTGCAAATGCTAGCCAGGTGTGTCTTACTTTCTTAAGGATTTATATGGAGCTGCTATATTTAAAACTTCCCGAGAGAGAAGAATTCTAGGAGTATTTAGTACTATACATGGATTTTTTTTTTTTTTCCAAAACTTATAGCTTCAGTATCCTTCTCGTTTCTAGACATGCAATGTGATTTGGATTGATATACATGTTAGGTTCTTTTGGCGACTGGAGGTGGACATTTGGTCTATATAGAAATTGGAGATGGGACATTGACGGAAGTCAAACATGCCCAGTTGGAGTACGAGGTTTCTTGTCTTGATATAAACCCCACTGGGGACAATCCTAATTACAGTCAGCTAGCTGCGGTGGGGATGTGGACAGATATAAGTGTAAGGATTTTTGTGCTGCCGGACTTGACTCTATTCACTAAGGAGCAACTAGGAGGAGAGATAATTCCCCGATCTGTTCTTCTTTGTGCATTGGAAGGGGTATGGTTTTCTTCACCATCTTATTATTAATGCAGCCTTTGGTTGCCATACTAGATAACAAATGGTATTTCATTTTGTGGCAGATATCTTACTTGCTGTGTGCTCTTGGAGATGGCCATCTATTAAACTTCCAGTTGGATACGAGCACTGGGGAGTTGAGAGATCGGAAAAAAGTATCGCTTGGGACTCAGCCTATAACTCTGCGTACGTTTTCATCTAAAAGTGCAACGCATGTCTTCGCTGCATCAGATAGACCGTCTGTTATATATAGCAACAACAAGAAGCTGATATACAGCAACGTGAATCTGAAAGAAGTTAGTCACATGTGTCCCTTCAACTCTGGTGCTTTTCCAGACAGGTAAACTAATTTCTAAATCTCTCTCTCTCTTTTTTTCCTTTGGGGGCCGAAGTATGTAGTGTTGAAATTTGGTTCTGCTTCTCTTCCATGAGCAGCTTAGCGATTGCTAGGGAAGGGGAACTTACTATTGGTACCATCGATGAGATTCAGAAGCTTCACATACGCACTATTCCCATTGGAGAGCACGCTCGCCGTATCTGCCATCAGGAACAAACGCGAACATTTGCTATCTGCAGTTTGAGAAACCAACCGAGTGCAGAAGAATCTGAGATGCATTTTGTCCGTCTGTTGGATGACCGAGATTTCGAATTCTTGGCAACTTACCCTTTGGATGCCTTTGAATACGGTTGCTCCATACTGAGCTGCTCTTTTACCGACGACAAAAACGTTTACTATTGTGTCGGTACTTCATATGTTTTGCCTGAGGAGAACGAACCAACGAAGGTATACATGACTCTCTGTATTTTGTTTGTGTTAAACTTTATTTCTCCCAATTCTTTTTTTCAATTTTTTTTTCTTTTGTTCTGTGATTGTAGGGAAGGATACTTGTGTTTGTAGTTGAAGAAGGAAAGCTGCAGCTGGTAGCAGAGAAGGAAACTAAAGGATCTGTTTATTCTCTTAATGCCTTCAATGGAAAACTTCTAGCTGCTATTAATCAGAAAATTCAGTTGTATAAATGGACGTTGCGGGATGATGGAACTCGGGAGCTCCAGTCTGAATGTGGACATCACGGTCACATACTAGCTCTCTACGTTCAGACCCGTGGAGACTTCATCGTCGTTGGTGACCTCATGAAGTCAATCTCCTTATTGATCTACAAGGTAAAATAGATTTCGCTACTTCCATCTTCTTGTTAATACATGTTAAATCGTAGATCTCATGTAGACTGCTTGTGTCTGTTTTAAAGCACGAGGAAGGTGCGATCGAGGAGATAGCTCGAGACTATAATGCAAGCTGGATGACGGCAGTTGGGATACTAGATGATGACACGTACCTCGGTGCTGACAATTGCTACAACTTATTCACAGTGAAGAGGCACAGTGAAGCTGCTACAGATGAAGAACGGTGTCGCATGGAGGTGGTTGGTGAGTATCACATTGGGGAATTTGTGAACCGATTCCGCCATGGATCTCTGGTCACGAGGCTGCCTGATTCAGAAACTAGTCAGATACCGACTATGATCTTTGGCACTGTCAACGGTGTGATCGGAGTGATGGCTTCGCTGCCGCAAGAACAATATGCGTTTCTGGAGAAACTGCAGACGAGTATGAGGAAAGTGATCAAAGGAGTTGGCGGTTTGAGCCATGAGCAGTGGAGATCGTTCAAGAACGAGAAGAGAAGTGCAGATGCGAGGAGTTTCTTGGATGGGGATTTGATAGAATCGTTCATGGATCTGAGCAGGAGGAAGATGGAGGAGATATCTAAAGGGATGGATGTGCAAGTGGAAGAATTGTGTAAGAGAGTTGAGGAACTCACAAGGCTTCACTGAGCAGATCCATAGCTTTTCTCTCTACTCTCTCTACTCTCGTTGGTTTATTTCTCATCATTTTTTTTTTTGGTTTTAAGAGTATCTCCAAAAAAAACTTTATTTCTAAGCTTTCAAAACTCTATATTTGAAGTTTAAAGTCGTTTTTATCCGAAAGCAAAACTTCAAACTCAACTTTAAAACTATTTGTATTTTCTAATATGAACTTTATATTTATCATAACTAATTTGAATTCATAAATTTTTTTTAAATAACTAGCATATATATAAACATATGACAATAATATTAATTAATAAAATTTTAAACAAAAT
The DNA window shown above is from Brassica oleracea var. oleracea cultivar TO1000 chromosome C3, BOL, whole genome shotgun sequence and carries:
- the LOC106336355 gene encoding DNA damage-binding protein 1b, producing the protein MSVWNYVVTAQKPTSVTHSCVGNFTSPQELNLIVAKCTRIEIHLLTPQGLEAILDVPLYGRIATLELFRPHGETQDFLFIATEGYKFCVLQWDSDSSELTTRAMGDVSDRIGRQTDNGQIGIIDPDCRFIGLHLYDGLFKVVPFDNKGQLKEAYNIRLEELQVLDIKFLYGCAKPTIAVLYQDNKDARHVKTYEVSQKEKDFVEGPWSQNNLDNGADLLIPVPSPLCGVLIIGEETIVYCSANALKAIPIRSSITKAYGRVDVDGSRYLLGDHAGLIHLLVITHEKEKVTGLKIELLGETSIASTISYLDNAVVFIGSSYGDSQLIKLNMQPDANGSYVEIIEQYVNLGPIVDFCVVDLERQGQGQVVTCSGAYKDGSLRIVRNGIGINEQASVELPGIKGIWSLKSSIDDAFDTFLVVSFISETRILAMNIEDELEDTEIEGFLSQVQTLFCHDAVYNQLVQITSNSVRLVSSTTRELRNKWDAPAGFTVNVATANASQVLLATGGGHLVYIEIGDGTLTEVKHAQLEYEVSCLDINPTGDNPNYSQLAAVGMWTDISVRIFVLPDLTLFTKEQLGGEIIPRSVLLCALEGISYLLCALGDGHLLNFQLDTSTGELRDRKKVSLGTQPITLRTFSSKSATHVFAASDRPSVIYSNNKKLIYSNVNLKEVSHMCPFNSGAFPDSLAIAREGELTIGTIDEIQKLHIRTIPIGEHARRICHQEQTRTFAICSLRNQPSAEESEMHFVRLLDDRDFEFLATYPLDAFEYGCSILSCSFTDDKNVYYCVGTSYVLPEENEPTKGRILVFVVEEGKLQLVAEKETKGSVYSLNAFNGKLLAAINQKIQLYKWTLRDDGTRELQSECGHHGHILALYVQTRGDFIVVGDLMKSISLLIYKHEEGAIEEIARDYNASWMTAVGILDDDTYLGADNCYNLFTVKRHSEAATDEERCRMEVVGEYHIGEFVNRFRHGSLVTRLPDSETSQIPTMIFGTVNGVIGVMASLPQEQYAFLEKLQTSMRKVIKGVGGLSHEQWRSFKNEKRSADARSFLDGDLIESFMDLSRRKMEEISKGMDVQVEELCKRVEELTRLH